GGGGATTAAACCAACGCGATTCGGCTGTAAGCCGCGGATGTCTTGTAGCGGGAGCGGTCGTCCGATCGGACCGCGCGAGACGCCAGAAACGCGCGAGGCGCTCGAGCCGCGCGGTCGAGCGCTACTCGAGGCGCCGGTACAGCGCCATGACGTCGTCGATGTCCTCCTCGCCGTCGTTGTTGATGTCGTACCGGCCCGGCATCGGCTCGGGGTCGGTGATGTGGCCCGTCCGCTCGATCGAAAGCGTCGCCGTCGCCTCGCCGACGGCAACCTCGTACTCACCGGGTTCGACGACCTTCGCCTGGTGGCCGGGCACGTCGCCGGGGACGACCTCGAGCGTCGAGAGGTCGAGTTCGATCGTGACCGTTTCGCTGTCGCCGGCGTCGACGTGGACGCGCTCGAAGCCCATCAGGCGGCGGTGGGGCTGGAGGACCGACCCGTAGGATTCGGTGTTGTAGACCTCGACGATGTGGTCGCCGGCCGCGTCGCCGGTGTTGTGGACGGTGACCTGCGCCGTGACCGTCGGCGTCGACGCGGGGTCGTCGACGGTCGCCGGCGACAGCGAGAGGTCGGAGTACTCCCAATCGGTGTAGGAGAGCCCGTGGCCGAACTCGAACTGGACCAGCTGGTCCTCGGCGCCGACGGACTGGCGCGGCGGGTAGTCGTCGTAGAACTGCGGGACGTGGCCGACGTTGCCCTCCCAGGTGAACGACAGCTTGCCGGAGGGGTTGTAGTCGCCGAACAGCGTGTCGGCGACCGCGACGCCGGTGTCGCTGCCGGGTTGGCCGGCGAACAGCACCGCGTCGAGGTGGTCGAACGTTTCGGCGGTCCCGCGCGGGCTGCCGGCGAGGATCACGCCGACGAGCGGGACGTCGTCGCCGGTCAACTCGTCGACCAATTCCACGAGTTGCCGCTGGGCCTCGGGGAACCGCATCTTGTCGCGGTCGCCGAAGCCCTCGTTGTGCGGCCCCTCGCCGAGGACGATCACGACAGCGTCCGAGGCGGGTGCCGCGTTCTGAATCGCCGCCGCCTGCTCGTCGGTCACGTCGAAGAAACCGTTGTCGAAGTTCTCGAAGATGCTCTCGTAGGGGGCCGCGCGGAACTCGGTCGGAACGTGGGTGAGCCGGTCGCCGAGCCGGGCGGCCAGCCCGTCCTCGATCGTGTTCTGTCGCGGCCGCGGGCCGTCCTCGGTGAGGTCGCCGTCCTCGATCCCCTGCCAGCCCAGCGTCCAGCCGCCGTGTTGCATCAGGAACCGGTTCGGCGTCCCGTCCTCGATTCCGGGCCCGGTCAACAGGACGCGTTCGGACCCCTCGAGCGGCAGGGCGTCGTCCTCGTTTTTCAGCAGGACGAGCGACTCTTTGGCCAACTGCTCGGAAACGCTCTGAGCGCCGCCGACGAACTCGTCGATGCGATCTTCGGGGACGGTCGGCTGCTCGAACAGCCCCAGTTCCAGCTTGAGCTCGAGGATTCGCCGCACCGAGACGTCGATCCGCTCCTCGGAGAGTTCGCCGCTCTCGACGAGATCGATCACCGTGTCGATGAAGTCCGTCGGCGCGACCTCGCCGCCGCACATGTGCATGTCGACGCCGGCGGCGATCCCCTGCTTGACCGCCTCGCGCCAGCCCTCCTCGGTGTCGGGCAGGTACTCGTGGTTAGAGATGAGCCGGTAGAAGTCGTCCCAGTCACTCAGTACGACGCCGTCGAACTCGAAGCGCTTGCGCAGCACCTGGATCAGCAACCAACTCGAGGCGTGGGCCGGCTTGCCGTTGACCGCGCCGCTGTTGACCATGACCGTCTTGGCCTCCTCGAGGGCGCGCTCGTAGGCCGGGAGCTGTCTGGTCCGCAGGTCCCGCATCGAGGTGCGGACGTGGGCGCGGTCCTTGCCGGTGTTGGGCGTCCCGTAGCCGGCGAAGTGTTTGACCGTCGCGGCGACGCGGCCGTTCCGTTCGAAGCCGCGGGCGCGGGCCTTCCCCATCTCGCCCAGCAGCATCGAGTCCTCGCTGTGACCTTCGAAGAAGCGCCCCCAGCGCATGTCACGCAGCAGGTCGACCGTCGGGCCGAAGATCCAGTGGCCGCCCATGGCCGCGATCTCCGCGCCGGTGTGAGTTGCCGCGGCCTCGACGAGGTCGATGTCGCGGGTCATCCCCATGTTGAGCCGCTGCGGGAAGCTCGTACAGCCGTCGAGCAGCGTATTTCCGTGAAGCGCGTCGCCGCCCCAGACGAACGGAATTCCCGTGCCGTTGTTGGTTACGTTGTACTGTTGGAGTCGGTTCAGCCCGGCGACGAACTCCTCGCCGTCGAACGTCGGGCCGGAGGCGCCGCCGTTGAGGATCGAGCCGACGTGCAGTTCGGTGAACAGTTCGCCGACCGTGGCCGGTTCATCGTGATCGTTGAACGCCGTCTCGGGACCGAACCCCTCGCCGAGATCGTCGATCGCGACCTGGGTCATCTGGCCGACCTTCTGCTCGAGCGTCATCTCCTCGAGCAGGCGGTCGATACTGTGTCGGTCACCGCCTGCACCCGCGTCTGCGGCCGCGCTGTCCGCTCCGAGACCGACCGCCGACGCCGCGGTCGCGGCGCCGGTCGCCTTCATGAACGTCCGCCGCGAGTCGTCTACCTCGTCCGATTCCTCCGCCTGTGAATTACCGTCCGGCATGCGAGGCGGTAACGGAACTCGGAGTATAATAAACATTTTCAGCATACAGCCGAATACGGTCGCAGTGACAACCGTACGGGCAAAATACGGCCCGAATACGTGACGTTTACCCGCCCGGGTAGAGGCCGCTCGAGCGGGCGTTTACTCCTCCCAATCGATCGCCTCGGTCCGCTCCGCACGTCTGAGGATGAAGGGGCCGAGCGAGCCGGTTCGCTTCGAAATGGTCGCGATTCGCAGGACGTAGGCCGCCAGCAGGAAAAAGGGGACGAGCGAGAGCGTCGCGCTCGTGCTCACGACCCATACCAGATTATCCACGCCGAGCGTCGTTCCCGGCAGCGATTCCTGATCGAGGTACAGCACCGTCGCCGTCGCGGCCACTACACCGGGCAGCCCGGCGTACAGGATCGACCGCGTGAGATGCACCAACTCCCACTGGAAGTACAGCGACTTGAAGTGCTCGAGCGCCGGGCCGAACAGCGTCAGGGCGTCGATCAACTCGTCGAACGCCGCTAGCTCGTCCTCCTCGAGGCTGTCCTCGTGTTCGTGGCGCAACCGCCTGACCGCGTAGATCTTCCAGGAGTAGTTGTAGTTCAGCCCCGAACGCAGGACGCCGAACTCGCCGAACGTCGAGGTCTCGAGTTGGGACCGAATCTCCTCGGAGTTGCGGCAAACGTTCTCGACCAGCCGCTCGGTCCGCCGTCGAAGTTGATCGTCGTCGCTATCGGCGACCGCTTCGCGCAGCGTTTCGGCCCGGTCGCTGCTCGTCTGCACGAGCGCCTGCAGGAACTGCGACGGGTCGGGCGGGCCGACCGAACCGAACAGCTCCTCGACGTTGCGGCGGTACTCCATCGCCTCGTCCATCCACGCCTGCTGGTCGCCCAGTCGACCGAGCTCCTGGGAGAGCACCAGCTGGTTGATCGAAACGACGAGCGTCACGCCGGTGAGAATCGCGGCGACCAACGCCTGAAACGCCGTGTCGATGGGCGTTCCGCTCTCCATCGCCGCCCGGAGCGGCATGGCGACCGTGCCGAGGCCGACGAAGGTCGTGAAGGCCGCGGCGGCCAACACGCCCGCGAGCAGCCACCGGTCCGCGTCGAGCAAGAACCAGTGTGCAACCGAACTCTCGCCCGTTCGTCCCCTGAGCGTGTCCTGCGACAGCGGGCCGCCCTCGTCCCCCTCGTCCATGGGCCCCGTTCGGTCGCCGGACGAAAAGCGGTTCAGCTTGAAGCGTGCCTCCACTCGAGCGCTCGCGAGTCCGGCCGGAGTGTGGGTTCTACTCTTCGCCGTCAAACCCGCCCCGATGGACGATTTCCTCGAGCGGCTTCCGATCGCTCGGTTGCTCGCGTTCCCGCAGGTCCTCGGGCAGCGTCTCCGGTAGCGCGCGCTCGCCGATCGCGACCATCGCCTGCACCTCGTACGCCTCGGGCACCTCGAGTTCGTCGGCTGCACGCTCGTAATCGAAGCCGGCGATCGGGTGGACAGCCAGACCGCGGCGCGTCCCCTCGAGCGCGAGGTTCTGCCAGGCGGCGCCGGTGTCGAACGCGTGCGTGGGCGCCGGGTCGTCGTTGTGATCGAACGTCGTCTTCGAGACGACGACCACGAGGACGGCAGCGTCGGTCGCCCACGCCTGATTCATCTCGTTGAGCAGGCCGACGAAGGTGTCCCACTCCTCGTCCTCGCGGTCGGCGTACAGAAATCGCCAGTGCTGGTTGTTAAAGGCCGACGGCGCCCAGCGGGCGGCTTCGAACAGCGGAAGATACTCCGCCTCCTCGAGCGGGTCGCCGGTCATCGCGCGGGGCGACCAGCGGTTGACGAAGAGCGGATCGACGTCGTACGCGGGCTCGCGATGCTCGGCGACTTCCTCCCGAAGCTCGTTTCGTTTCGAAGCGGTCTCTTGCATAGGGGTTTGTTTCGACTCGGTACACGTGTATTTTCCCGGACGACGGGGTGACCAGGTAACGGTCGTGTCGCCGAATCGTGTTCGCACGTTACACGATGACGGCGTGTGGCCTCCCGGAGAGCATCTCGAGTCGGATACTCGGCGGGTCACGGCGAAAGTCGAGCCGGGACGAAAGAAAGAGAGAACGACAAACCGGGACGCGACCGAACGATCAGGTGATCAGTCGTCGGCCGTCGCGGCCGCGCCGCGTTCGACGTCGATATTTCCTTCGTCCAGATCCCGCTCGACGTTGCGGGCCGCCTGGACCATGTTCGCCATCTTGCCGTAGGCGACCTCGCGGGGCAGCAGCTTCACGCCGCAGTCCGGCGAGACGACGAGCTGTTCCGGCGGGACGACCTCGAGGCCCTTCAAAATGTTTTCCTCGATCTGCTCCACGGACTCGACCTCGGCGACGTGGGCGTCGCAGACGCCGAGCGCGAGATCCTTCGTGAAGTCGGGGTCCTTGAAGACGTCCAGTTGCTCGTAGTCGCCGTTGGCGAGTTCGAGGTCGAACTCGTCGACGGGGAACTCGAGGATCTCGGGGTAGATGCGGGAGTAGTCGCCGTAACAGACGTGCAGGCCGATGCGGACCTCCTCGGGGATGTCGGCGACGATCCGCTCGAGGCACTCGCCGACGATGGCGTGGTCGTCGGGCGTGGTCGCGAGCGCGGGCTCGTCGATCTGGATGTAGCGGGCGCCGGCGTCGACGAGCTTCTCGATCTCCTCGTTGACCAGATCCGCGAGGTCGTAGGCGAGTTCCTCGTCGTCGTCGTAGGCCTCGTTGAACGACCAGTTCGCGAGCGTGTAGGGGCCGGTGATCGGGACCTTGACGGGCCGGTCGCTGGCGGCCGCGGTGAACTCGTACTCGTCGACGAGCCAGGAGTCGTCGTACTCGACCTCCGAGACGACCGACGGCTTGTCGAAGTAGTTGTGCCCCCAGACCTTGACGGGGCCGTTGAACTCGTAGCCCTCGATCCGGTGGGCGAAGAACTCGACCATCTCGTTGCGCCGCATCTCGCCGTCGACGACGACGTCTAGGCCGGCGCGTTCGTGTTCGTCCGTGATCAGGCGGGCGGCGTCGTCTTTCGCTTCCTGCCAGTCCTCTGCGTCGAACTCGTGGTCCTCGTCTCGGTAGAGCTCCTTCGCGCGGTTGAGCCACTTGGGCTTGGGGTAGGAGCCGACGACGGTCGTCAGCAGGAAGTGGTCGTTCTCGTGGTCGGCGGGTCGGAACTGATCCTTGTTTTCGTTCGTGGTCATGCTGCTTTCACCTCCGCGAGGGCCGCGGCTTCGGCAAGGATCTCGAGTTTCGCCTCGAACTTGCCGGAGGGCAGATAGAACGTCTCGGTGTTGGTCGTCAGGTAGACCGTCTCGAACTCGGCGACGGGCAGCTGGTCGTAGACCCACTCGACGCGGTCGCGGATCGCTTCGGGGTCCTCGACGAGCGTGTTCTGCCCGTCCGCGAGGCCGAGCGAGACGTCGTCGGTCGCGCCGTACTCCTGAATGTTGTAGAGGTTGTCGTCCTGTTCTGCGACGAAGTCGAAGCCGACCGCGTCGATGTCGGCGTCGAGCAGGTGCGCGTAGACCTTCTCCTCGAGCGCGCCCCAGTAGGGCTGGACGACGACGTCGGCGTCCGTGGCGCCGGCGACCTGGTCGATCGCTTCGCTGGCGCGCTCGTCGAGCCCGTCCTCGGGCGCCGACTCGACCAGCGAGGGCTCGAGCAGGAAGAGCGTCTCGTGCTCGGGGAAGGCGTCGACCTCGCCCTCGAGGAAGTCGGCGATCGCGCCGAGGAACTCGGCCTCGTCGCCGTACTGCTCGTCGGTCGCGAGATCGGCCAGCGAGTACGGGCCGGGGAGGACGGCCTGCAGGTCGTCGTCGGCCTCGAGCAGTTCGGCGGCGGCCTCGAGCTCGTTCGCGACGTCGCCGGAGAAACCGAGGTCGTCCTGGACGACGGGTTCGCGGTAGAAGTTGTTGTTGTCGTAGTAGCGGACGATTCCGCGGGTCTCGACGGCGTCGTGGACGGCCAGCGGGTGCGCGAGCATGTCGTCCCAGCGCAGTTGGCCCTCTACGATGCGGTCGAGGTCGGCGTCCTGTTGGACGCCGATCACTTCCTCGCGGGCCTCCTCGTAGGCCGCGGTGATCTCCTCGCTCTCGTCGCCGCTGATGAGGTCGTGTTTCTGGTGCCCCTTGAGGTCCGAGAGGTCGTCTTTCGCCCAGTCCGGGAGCGGATACAGCCCCGGCGTGGTCGAAACGTAGTCGGTCATCGTACGACCGGCTAGGCTATACCGGTGCTTAATATTTTCCATCCCGTCTAATACACGACGGTAATTTCGACGGCCTTCGGCGGCGACGCTCCCGATAGTATCCGTTACTCCGAAAATACCACGGAAAAGAAACAATCGCGGCCGGTCGATCGGCCGGTCAGCCGGGGTTCGCCGTCGCAAACTGTGCTACTCGGACGACTCGAGCGATAGCAGAAATACGAAATTCGATTAGACGAGCCCGACGGTTGATAATCAGTTAATATCATGTAGTTGCAGTGGGCGCATCGCATTCAATCCTCAATGAACTATCAATAAATACTAATAATAATGTTATTGAACGGCGAATTGCATGCTACCAGCTACCATGCCGTTGCAGATCGGCGGAGCAGGACCGCTCCTCGCGCTGGTCGCGGGGATCGCAACCATCGTCTTCCTCCTGATTTACCTCGACTTACCGCCGTTCATCGCGCTGGTCATCGCCGGGTTCGTCGTCGGCGCAGTTTCCCCCGACATTCCGTTCGGCGACGTGCCCGGGGAGTTCGCCGGATCGTTCGGGGACGGGATGGCCGGGATCGGTATCCCGATCCTGATGGCGGCGATCATCGGAAAGGCGATGATCGAAAGCGGCGCGGCGGACCGGATCGTCCGCTTTTTCAACGGCGTCTTCGGGCGGGACAACACCGAGTACTCGCTGTTCAGCAGCGGATTCGTCATGGCGATCCCGGTGTTTTTCGACAACGTGTTCTACCTGCTCGCGCCGCTGGCGCGAGCGGCGCGCTCGCGCACGGGGCAGAATTACGCGCTGTTCATCGTCGCCATCGGGGCGGCCGGCGCCGTGACGCACGGGTTCGTCCCGCCGACGCCGGGTCCGCTGCTCGCAGTCGAAACGTTTGCGGAGGCCGGTGCATCGACGAACCTGGGTCTGACGATCGGAGTCGGACTCCTGACGGGACTTCCGACCGCGCTCGTCGCCGGTCTCGGCTACGGCTACGTCATCAACCGACGGCTCGAGATCCCGCTGCGCGACGCGATGGGGACGACCGTCGAGGAACTGAACGAGAAGGTCGAGCGACCTACGAGTCAGCTTCCGGGCCTGCTCGAGGCGATGCTCCCGATCCTGCTGGCCGTCCTGCTGGTGGGTGCGGACACCTTCGTCACGACGTTCATCGGCGAGGATACCGCCGCCGCTTCGGTTACGAATTTCATCGGCGATCCGAACTTCGCGCTGACCGCGGCGGCGCTCGCTGCGGCGTTCACCTACTTCCGCATGAGCGACATCTCCGGAGATGTGTTCTCCGACGAACTGACAGAGGCGCTCAAAAGCGGCGGTAACATCGCGGCGATCACCGCCGCCGGCGGCGCGTTCGGGTACATGCTCCAGCAGGCCGGTGCCGGCGAACTCATCGCGAACAGCCTTCAGGAACTCGGCCTCGGCGTGCTCGCCACCGCGTGGGTGATCGCCGCGGGCGTGCGCCTGGTCCAGGGGTCTGCGACCGTCGCGATCACCACGACCGCGGGCATCACCGCGCCGATGGCCGGAAGCTTCAGCGCGAATCCCGCCTACCTGGTCATGGCGATCGGTGCGGGCGCGACCTTCTGCTCGTGGTACAACGACAGCGGCTTCTGGATCGTCAAGGAGATCGGCGGGCTCACCCAGGGCGAGACGCTCAAAACGTGGACCGTCTCGACGATCCTCATCGGGATCGTGGGCCTGATCAGCACGCTGGTCTTCTCGACGATCCTGCCGCTGGCCTAGTCGAATAGCTCGAGGACGGTCAGCGTCTCGAAGGGGAACGACTCGTCGGCGATTGCAGCGGCGCTAAAGCCCTCCTCGCCGGCCCGCTCGACGACCTCGTCGACGCCGGTGAGACTGCTGACCAGCAGGTAGACGACGCCGTCGGGCGCGATCACGCGGCCGACGTTCGCGAGGAACGGATCGATCACCGCGCGGCCGTCTTCGCCGCCCGACAGCGCGCGTTCCATCCAGTCGTCCCACTCGTTTTCGGGGTCGGTCGGCAGGTACGGCGGGTTAAAGAGGACGGCGTCGAACGCGCCGTCTGCGAACGGCGAAACGAGGTCCGCCCGAACCGTCTCGAGGCCCTCTTCGCGGGCCTGGCGAACGGCGTGGGGGTTCAGATCCGAGGCGATCACGCGGGCATCCGTCTCCGCGTCGACCCGATGGGCGACGTAGCCGGAGCCGGTGCCGACCTCGAGGACGAGCGGGGGATCGGCGTCCGCGTCGCCGTCACCGCCGCTGGAGTCGGCAGCCGTCCGGCCGATCCGTTCGCAGGCCGTTTCAGCCAGCAACTGCGAGTCTTCGGCCGGCTGGTACACCTCGGTTTCGACGTCGCGTCGGTCGCTGAGGTCCATCAGTGATCAGTTTTCCTCCGGTGGAGTCATCCGCTGTTCGTGGCTGTCGTTCTCGATTTCGGTGCCGTCGCCGGTCGACACGCTCGTTCCGTCGCCGGCGATCCGAAATCCGTCGGTTTCGGCCCGTCCCGACAGTTCCTGCTGCGGGAAGGGGATCTTGATTCCCTCGTCGTCGAACGCGTCCTTGATCGCGTTGATCGCGGCGGTTCGGGCCCGCCAGTGGCGTCTGGCGCTCGGCTTGTCGATCCAGAACCGCACGCCCAGTACCACCGCCGAGTCGCCGAACTCCTTCCCGACGACCTGCGGCCCGGGCGCGGACAGCGAGTACTCGAGGTCCGCGACGACCGACTCGGCGACGTCGGCGGCGTGCTCGAGGTCGGTCTCGTAGTCGACGCCGACCTCGATTTCGATACGCAATCGGCCGCGCCGCGAGCGGTTCGTTACCATTTCGGAGGAGACGACGTCGTTCGGGATCATGATGTACTCGCCGTCGAAGCTCCGCAGGCGCGTGTTGACGATCGAGATATCCGTGACGATTCCCTCCTCGTCCTCGACTTTGATCCAGTCGCCGATCTCGAACGGGCGGTCGAACATTAAGACGAAACCGGCTAACACCGTCCCCAGCGTCTGGCGCGCGGCCATACCGACGACGATACCGAGGAAGCCGGCCCCAACGAGCAGGCCGCCGAGATCGTCGATCCAGACGCCCAGCACGACGACCACCGAGACCGACCAGATGACGACCTGCGTCAGCCGGCGGGTGATCTCGCGCTGGTGGTCGGTGACGGCTGCCGCCGAGCCCAGCACCTCGTCGAGAACGCGCTTGACGAACCGCTGGAGGATGATCGTCCCGACGATGAGGATGAAGGAGACGATCGCTTTCGCCACGATGTCGCCGCCGAGGTCGAGTTGATCGAACCCGGTGTGGATCGTTCCCGTCAGGTCCCAGACGCCGACGACGATCGCGAGGGTGACCAGACAGGTGGCGATGAGGACCGCGGTCGACGCGATGTCGCCGTACAGCGGTTTCGTACGCTCGGCGACGCGTTTCTGGACGCGCCGGTAGGAGAGCAGGACGAAAAGCAGGAGCCCGACCGCTGCGAACGTAATCGCGAGTTGCATCTCCGTCGACTCGACCCCCGCGAACAGTCCGCTGAGCCGATCCAGCCAGCCGGCTCCGGTCGGATCCTCCGTTGCAGTCATAGTGAATGTCGCTTCTCGGCTCTTGTCGTCCGCGCAGCTTTGAGTATTCGTCGGTCGGTGCCGGGTGCTGCAGGCTGCCCTACGTTTCCGCCGGCTCGCCGACCTCGAGCGCCAGTCGCGCCAGCGCGGCGAACTCCCGGGGCTCCATCGCGTCGGCTCGCTTCTGCAGAATCGCTTCGTCGGCCGCCTCGACGACTGCATCGGGCGCCTCGAGGTTCGTGATGTGGGCCGTGTTCCGGATCGCGTTCCGGATCGTCTTCCGCCGTTGCGTAAAGAGGGCCTTCACGAACCGCAGGAAGAACTCCTCGTCGTCGACCTCGTAGTCCGGGTCGCGCGGCACCGCGCGGATCACCGCGCTCTGGACCGCCGGCGGCGGCGAGAACGCCTCCTTCGGGATCGATTCGACGATTTCGACGTCGGCGTAGTGCTGGGTCGACACCGAAAGCCGGCCGTACTCCGAGGTGTCGGGCTCGGCGACCATCCGCTCGGCGAACTCCTGCTGAAACATCAACACGAGCGGCCGCCCTTCGGGAAGCAGTCGGAAGGCGATCTCGCTCGAGACGCCGTAGGGGAGGTTCGACACCGAGGCCGTGAAGTCGGGCAAGTCGACCTCGAGGGCGTCGTCCTCGATCACGGTCAGATCGCCGGCGTCGATCGCCTCGCGAAACTCCTCCCGCAGGAACGCGGCGAGCTTCCGATCTCGTTCGACGACCGTCACCTCGTCGGCGACCGCGAGGAGGCGGTCGGTCAGCGCGCCAGTCCCGCCGCCGATCTCGAGCAGGTGGGACGCGTCGGCATCGATCTCCTCGAGGTAGGTCGGCAGCCGATCGAGCACGCGGTCGTCGACGAGGAAGTGCTGGTCGCGGTCCGGATCGCCGCGGACGCCGGCCCGGGCGATCAGCGCATCGGGGTCTCTCATTGCCGGCGGTTGGGCGGGGGTACGTGTAAACGCACCGTCTCGCATCGTTCGCACCGTCTCGCATCGTTCGCACCGTCTCGCGGGTTCCGCTCGAGCGGCAGTCGTCAGCTAGCCGTCGGGGCTCAGACCGTGCCGCTTCGGACGTACGTGACCGGACACGGCGAGGAGAGCAGCACCTTCTGGGCCGTACTGCCGAACACCGCCTTCCCCGTCGGCGAGCGCTTCCGGCCGCCGACGATGAGGTTGTCCGCGTCGACCTCCTCGGCCAACGCGATGATCTCCTCGGCGCGGTCGCCGACCGCAGCGCGGATCTCGACGTCGACGCCCGCCTCCTCGAGCCGATCGGAAATCTCGCTGACCGGCTCCGTCTCCCGGGCCAGCGCCTCCGGGGAGAGGTCCCGGTTCTCGAGGTCGATGCCCATCTTGTCGATGGCTTCCTGGTAGTTGTGAACCTCGTCCTCGTACTCGCTGGCCGAAATGACGTGCGCCAGAACGACGGTCGCACCCGTCGGCTCGGCGACGTCGATCGTCTGCTGGGTCAACTCGTCGATACGGTCGCTATCGCTCGGCCCGATCGCGAGTAGAATCGTCTCAATCATCGTTTTCCTTTCAGTTCCCGTATTCTTAAACGTACTGGTGGCCGGCCCGCAGGACGTCCGAGCGGCCCGCTGTGGGGCTCGTTACCGGGCGTTTTCCTCTTCCTGTCGGCCGACGAACGTTTGATACTTCAGGTCGTCGTCCCGAAGCTCCTCGAGGATGCGCTCGACGAGGATCTCGTCGGGATCGTGCAGGCCGGAGACCCGCTCTGACAGCTCCTCGAAGCTCTCGAAGGGCTTGCGCTTTCGCTCGTCGAGGATGCCGTTGCGGAGCTTCTTCCCGATGCCCGGCAGCAGGTTCAGCTGGTGGAGCCGCAGCGTGATCGGCTGGGCTTCGTTGTAGAAGTCGACGAACCGCTCCTCGTTTTCCTCGACTAGATCTTGGACCACGTACTCGAGTTCCGACTGGGCGCCCGAGGAGAGGTCCTCGTAGTCGACGCGGTGGGCTTCGGTGACGATATCCCGTTCTTCCGGCGGCTCGACGACAACCTCGCTGCCGATCGTGAGCCGCTCGTCTTCGTCGAAGGCGACCTGATAGAGGCGGAAATCGTCGACCTCCAGCGCATATCCCGCTGGAGACTTCTCGTACTGCGGTCGACCGTCGTCCGACAGCCCGTGTGCGAGGTAGTCCAACACGACTGCGCGCCGAACGTCCGTCTCGTCGCCGTCGGCTTCGCTCATTGTCTCCGAATACGTGCAGGCCACACTTAAAGAGTCGGCCCGCGTTCAGGAGTCAGTACCGCGAGTGGGGTTCCCGCGGACCTGCACCCGTGGCGATCTGCGACCGCGACGCTCGCTTCCGGGGCGTCACTGCCGAATGCGCTCTATGGCCGTCGCTGCCGAAAACGAACTCCGACGCTGGACTCCTGTCCGGCAACCGCCGCTCGGAGATCGGAAATCGAAGCCCGAAAACAGACACCGGCTCAGGCGTACTGCGCCACGACGTTGAGAATTTCGTCGAGTTCGTCCCCCGACAGCGAGTACCGCTGCTGTGCGTAGACCGACCGGAGTTCGTCCCGGTTGCGCGGCAGGAGGTTGGCGATCTTGTAGGCCGTCGGCTCGTCGACCTTCTCGAGGTCCTGCAGGTCGTCGACGAGCTGCTGGGCCTCCTCGGGCTCGAGGACGGCGAACCGGTTGGCGTGTTCGATCGCCCGCGCGAGCTCGTAGGGGAGTTCGCGCTCCTCGTCCAGTGCGCGTTCGGCTTCGATGTCGGCGAGCAGTTCCTTGGTTTCCGAGACGGTGAGGAACTCCTCGTCGACGATCTCTTTGAAGATCGTCATTGTGTGATGGAGCTCAGACCCGGTCTTCGGACCGGTCCTGGGCGCGCATGTGGGCCGC
The DNA window shown above is from Halopiger xanaduensis SH-6 and carries:
- a CDS encoding 16S ribosomal RNA methyltransferase A; this translates as MRDPDALIARAGVRGDPDRDQHFLVDDRVLDRLPTYLEEIDADASHLLEIGGGTGALTDRLLAVADEVTVVERDRKLAAFLREEFREAIDAGDLTVIEDDALEVDLPDFTASVSNLPYGVSSEIAFRLLPEGRPLVLMFQQEFAERMVAEPDTSEYGRLSVSTQHYADVEIVESIPKEAFSPPPAVQSAVIRAVPRDPDYEVDDEEFFLRFVKALFTQRRKTIRNAIRNTAHITNLEAPDAVVEAADEAILQKRADAMEPREFAALARLALEVGEPAET
- a CDS encoding universal stress protein, producing MIETILLAIGPSDSDRIDELTQQTIDVAEPTGATVVLAHVISASEYEDEVHNYQEAIDKMGIDLENRDLSPEALARETEPVSEISDRLEEAGVDVEIRAAVGDRAEEIIALAEEVDADNLIVGGRKRSPTGKAVFGSTAQKVLLSSPCPVTYVRSGTV
- a CDS encoding DUF655 domain-containing protein yields the protein MSEADGDETDVRRAVVLDYLAHGLSDDGRPQYEKSPAGYALEVDDFRLYQVAFDEDERLTIGSEVVVEPPEERDIVTEAHRVDYEDLSSGAQSELEYVVQDLVEENEERFVDFYNEAQPITLRLHQLNLLPGIGKKLRNGILDERKRKPFESFEELSERVSGLHDPDEILVERILEELRDDDLKYQTFVGRQEEENAR
- a CDS encoding RNA polymerase Rpb4 family protein, which gives rise to MTIFKEIVDEEFLTVSETKELLADIEAERALDEERELPYELARAIEHANRFAVLEPEEAQQLVDDLQDLEKVDEPTAYKIANLLPRNRDELRSVYAQQRYSLSGDELDEILNVVAQYA